In Pseudonocardia cypriaca, a single genomic region encodes these proteins:
- a CDS encoding ATP-dependent 6-phosphofructokinase has translation MELPRIEPPPDLTISTLGTARITSPMATLLDATRTTEHYISENDRVLLDDTLSGISSRGVVPDQLPGMEPCGPRRKIFFDPAKTRAAIVTCGGLCPGLNDVIAGLVRTLTYHYRVRRVVGIRNGYQGFVPRYGHDVVDLTPESVRDIATDGGTVLGTSRGHQDPDEIVDCLERLHINILFVVGGDGSMRGAMQIARTIADRGLLIAVVGIPKTIDNDIPYIDQSFGFQTAFSLASDAIRAAQVEAKSTANGIGLVKLMGRHSGFIACYAALARSGADAVLIPEVPFALDGEHGLLAHVRRRVSERGHAVVVVAEGAGQELLGGVDEDARDASGNARLQDIGPWLRRRITDHFSDAGIETSIRYIDPSYAIRSVPANPYDSVYCVRLSQAAVHAAMSGRTEMVVGRYRRRFVHIPMGVAVSRRNQVDPHGDLWMAVLESTGQPARFA, from the coding sequence GTGGAGCTGCCTCGCATCGAGCCACCCCCCGATCTCACGATCAGCACGCTCGGAACCGCCCGGATCACGTCCCCGATGGCGACCCTGCTGGACGCCACCCGGACCACCGAGCACTACATCAGCGAGAACGACCGCGTCCTGCTCGACGACACCCTCAGCGGCATCTCCTCCCGCGGGGTGGTGCCCGACCAGCTGCCGGGGATGGAACCGTGCGGCCCGCGCCGGAAGATCTTCTTCGACCCGGCCAAGACGCGTGCGGCGATCGTCACGTGCGGCGGGCTGTGCCCGGGCCTCAACGACGTGATCGCAGGCCTCGTCCGCACGCTGACCTACCACTACCGGGTGCGGCGCGTCGTCGGCATCCGCAACGGCTACCAGGGGTTCGTGCCCCGGTACGGCCACGACGTCGTCGACCTCACCCCGGAGTCGGTGCGCGACATCGCGACCGACGGCGGCACCGTGCTCGGCACGTCGCGCGGGCACCAGGACCCCGACGAGATCGTCGACTGCCTTGAGCGGCTGCACATCAACATCCTGTTCGTGGTGGGCGGCGACGGGTCGATGCGCGGTGCGATGCAGATCGCGCGCACGATCGCCGACCGCGGCCTGCTCATCGCGGTCGTCGGGATCCCGAAGACGATCGACAACGACATCCCCTACATCGACCAGAGCTTCGGCTTCCAGACCGCGTTCAGCCTGGCCAGCGACGCCATCCGGGCGGCGCAGGTGGAGGCGAAGTCCACGGCCAACGGGATCGGGCTGGTCAAGCTGATGGGGCGGCACTCGGGCTTCATCGCCTGCTACGCGGCGCTCGCCCGCAGCGGCGCCGATGCCGTGCTGATCCCGGAGGTCCCGTTCGCGCTCGACGGCGAGCACGGGCTGCTCGCCCACGTGCGGCGCCGGGTGTCCGAGCGAGGGCACGCGGTGGTGGTCGTGGCCGAGGGCGCCGGTCAGGAGCTGCTCGGCGGGGTCGACGAGGACGCGCGGGACGCGTCCGGCAACGCGCGGCTGCAGGACATCGGGCCATGGTTGCGGCGGCGGATCACCGACCACTTCTCCGACGCAGGCATCGAGACCTCCATCCGCTACATCGACCCGAGCTACGCGATCCGCAGCGTGCCGGCCAACCCGTACGACTCGGTGTACTGCGTGCGGCTCTCGCAGGCGGCGGTGCACGCGGCGATGTCCGGGCGCACCGAGATGGTGGTGGGCCGCTACCGGCGCCGCTTCGTGCACATCCCGATGGGTGTGGCCGTGAGCAGGCGCAACCAGGTCGACCCGCACGGCGACCTGTGGATGGCGGTGCTGGAGTCCACCGGGCAGCCTGCGCGGTTCGCCTGA
- a CDS encoding MFS transporter yields MTSSRPTAVIGVLASCGLAVSLMQTLVVPLLPVFPQLLSASPATVAWLVTATLVAAAVCAPVLGRLGDMYGKRRMLLVGLGIVTVGSTLGAAAPNIGVLIVARALQGVAMGVIALGISVMRDLLPPERVGSGIALMSSSLGIGGAIGLPLTGAVAQQASWRWLFAGAAVLGAVQFLLVLLVVRESPLRSGGRFDLPGALGLSAALICLLLAISKGNEWGWGGPVVLGLLVASAVLFALWFAWELRTPRPLVDLRVSARPAVLWTNIASIVIGFGMFAGFLVTTQILQAPRATGYGFGLSLVAAGLVLLPIGGAMTIFSPVSARVSRRRGARTTLVLGATILALGNVLMATLPGALPLIVAASTTTAIGAALAYSAIPLLIMEAVPAGETAAANSLNTLMRMLGTSSCSSFVAAIATGLTTSVGGQTLPAGSAYTVIFLAAAGAAVIGTTIAALTPRAAQADAVRATGRARAARAA; encoded by the coding sequence GTGACGTCCTCCCGGCCGACAGCCGTCATCGGCGTTCTCGCGTCGTGCGGGCTGGCCGTCTCACTCATGCAGACGCTGGTCGTGCCCCTGCTGCCGGTGTTCCCGCAGCTGCTGTCGGCGTCGCCCGCGACGGTGGCGTGGCTCGTCACGGCCACGCTGGTGGCCGCCGCCGTGTGCGCGCCGGTGCTCGGGCGGCTCGGCGACATGTACGGCAAACGCCGGATGCTCCTCGTCGGGCTCGGCATCGTGACGGTCGGCTCGACGCTCGGCGCCGCCGCCCCCAACATCGGCGTGCTCATCGTCGCGCGGGCGCTCCAGGGCGTCGCGATGGGCGTGATCGCGCTCGGGATCAGCGTGATGCGCGACCTCCTCCCGCCCGAGCGCGTGGGCAGCGGGATCGCGCTGATGAGCTCGTCGCTCGGGATCGGTGGCGCGATCGGGCTGCCGCTCACGGGCGCGGTGGCGCAGCAGGCGAGCTGGCGGTGGCTATTCGCAGGCGCCGCGGTGCTCGGCGCCGTGCAGTTCCTGCTCGTGCTCCTCGTCGTGCGGGAGTCGCCGCTGCGCTCCGGCGGCCGGTTCGACCTGCCGGGGGCGCTCGGGCTGTCCGCCGCGCTCATCTGCCTGCTGCTCGCCATCTCGAAGGGCAACGAGTGGGGCTGGGGCGGCCCGGTCGTGCTCGGGCTGCTCGTCGCCTCCGCCGTCCTGTTCGCGCTGTGGTTCGCCTGGGAGCTCCGAACGCCCCGGCCGCTCGTCGACCTGCGGGTCTCCGCCCGCCCCGCCGTGCTGTGGACGAACATCGCGTCCATCGTGATCGGGTTCGGGATGTTCGCGGGCTTCCTCGTGACGACCCAGATCCTGCAGGCTCCACGCGCCACCGGGTACGGATTCGGGCTCTCGCTGGTGGCGGCGGGCCTCGTGCTGCTGCCGATCGGCGGGGCGATGACGATCTTCTCGCCCGTGTCGGCCCGGGTCTCGCGGCGCCGCGGGGCGCGCACCACGCTCGTGCTCGGCGCAACCATCCTCGCACTGGGCAACGTCCTGATGGCGACGCTCCCGGGAGCACTCCCGCTGATCGTCGCGGCGTCCACCACCACGGCGATCGGCGCGGCGCTGGCCTACTCCGCCATCCCGCTGCTGATCATGGAGGCGGTGCCGGCAGGCGAGACCGCGGCAGCCAACAGCCTCAACACCCTGATGCGGATGCTCGGGACGTCCTCGTGCAGCTCGTTCGTGGCGGCGATCGCCACCGGCCTCACGACCTCCGTGGGCGGCCAGACACTGCCGGCCGGGTCGGCCTACACGGTGATCTTCCTGGCCGCCGCGGGAGCCGCCGTCATCGGCACCACCATCGCCGCGCTCACCCCGCGCGCCGCCCAGGCCGACGCCGTCCGCGCCACCGGGAGGGCACGGGCCGCGCGCGCCGCGTGA
- a CDS encoding VOC family protein: MEILSGRVLLRPLDMQRSLAFYRDALGLAIAREFPGGTVFFLGGGYLELSGTADAPAGPAVALWLQVRDLAAAHRQLADHVVREPRLEPWGLHEMWISDPDGTRIVLVQVPEDHPIRRDPR; the protein is encoded by the coding sequence ATGGAGATCCTCTCCGGACGGGTGTTGCTGCGACCCCTCGACATGCAGCGCAGCCTCGCGTTCTACCGCGACGCGCTCGGGCTCGCGATCGCCCGCGAGTTCCCCGGCGGCACGGTGTTCTTCCTCGGCGGCGGATACCTGGAGCTCTCCGGGACCGCGGACGCGCCCGCAGGCCCCGCGGTGGCGCTCTGGCTGCAGGTCCGCGACCTCGCGGCGGCCCACCGCCAGCTCGCCGACCACGTCGTGCGCGAGCCGCGGCTGGAGCCTTGGGGCTTGCACGAGATGTGGATCAGCGATCCGGATGGGACGCGGATCGTGCTGGTGCAGGTGCCGGAGGACCATCCGATCCGCCGGGATCCGCGGTGA
- a CDS encoding alpha/beta fold hydrolase: MLNASVRSANRDGLTFDVRELGPPGGDPVLLLHGFPQRGDSWHGVANRLAESGFRTLAPDQRGYSPRARPAGRNAYRLGEMVDDALAVVDELVGPGARVHLVGHDWGAAVAWRLAARHGERVRTLTAVSVPPPAAYLRSLVTTRQGLASWYVYAFQLPWLPERLLGANGGPFSRRLVASLRRTGQSKEAAQRDAAGLADPAALKAAINWYRGVFSGPPGDTDPPVQVPTLFVWSDGDTALTRQSTELVHKHVTGPFRYVELRGVSHWIPDEAPDQLADLILEHVAEHPA; the protein is encoded by the coding sequence GTGCTCAACGCCTCCGTGCGCTCGGCGAACCGGGACGGTCTGACGTTCGACGTGCGCGAGCTGGGCCCGCCGGGCGGCGATCCGGTGCTGCTCCTGCACGGGTTCCCGCAACGGGGCGACTCATGGCACGGCGTGGCCAACCGGCTCGCCGAATCAGGCTTCCGGACGCTCGCCCCCGACCAACGCGGCTACTCCCCGCGCGCCCGCCCGGCCGGCCGGAACGCCTACCGGCTGGGGGAGATGGTCGACGACGCGCTCGCGGTGGTGGACGAGCTGGTCGGCCCGGGCGCGCGCGTGCACCTCGTCGGGCACGACTGGGGCGCCGCGGTCGCCTGGCGGCTCGCCGCGCGCCACGGCGAGCGCGTCCGCACCCTGACGGCCGTGTCGGTGCCCCCGCCCGCTGCCTACCTGCGCTCGCTCGTGACCACGCGGCAGGGGCTCGCGTCCTGGTACGTCTACGCGTTCCAGCTGCCCTGGCTGCCCGAGCGGCTGCTCGGGGCGAACGGTGGCCCGTTCTCGCGGCGGCTGGTGGCGTCGCTGCGCCGCACCGGCCAGTCCAAGGAGGCGGCGCAGCGCGACGCGGCGGGCCTCGCCGACCCGGCCGCCCTCAAGGCCGCGATCAACTGGTACCGCGGCGTGTTCTCCGGGCCTCCCGGTGACACCGACCCGCCGGTGCAGGTGCCCACCCTGTTCGTCTGGAGCGACGGAGACACCGCGCTGACCCGCCAGTCCACCGAGCTGGTGCACAAGCACGTGACGGGGCCGTTCCGGTACGTCGAGCTGCGGGGCGTGAGTCACTGGATCCCCGACGAGGCCCCCGACCAGCTGGCGGACCTCATCCTCGAACACGTCGCCGAGCACCCGGCCTGA